In Streptomyces sp. NBC_00344, the genomic window CAACGACTACGGCGCGACCATGGTCGGCAGAGCCGCCCGGGACACCATGCTGCTGGGCAGGTCCGACACCACCTTCCGGGGCAAGGACGTACGCGGCCGGCTGCTGCACGCCGAAGGCCCGGATGCCCCGGTGCCGCCGGGCACAGCGGCGCTGCCGGGCGACGGCGAGATGCTGGTGTCGCCGGCCCTCGCCGGACTCCTCTCGTCGGACACGGGAGAGCTGCTGCGTGAGCGGCTGCCGTACCGGATCAGCGGCACCATCGGCGACACCGGGCTGACCGGACCGCATGAACTCGCCTACTACGCGGGCAGCGACCACCTGCGCATGCGGGACGGCGAGGACATCCGACGGATCAGCGCCTTCGCCGCCATTCCCGCGCGGGACGGCATGGATCCGGTCCTCGCGCTGCTGGTGGTCATCATCTTCGTCGTCCTGCTGACGCCGGTGGCCGTCTTCATCGCGGCCGCCGTCCGCTTCGGCAGCGACAGCCGCGACCGGCGGCTCGCCGCTCTGCGGATGGTGGGCACCGACTCACGGATGACCCGGCGCATCGCGGCGGGTGAGGCACTGGCCGGCGCGCTGCTCGGCGTGCTCCTCGGCGCCGGATTCTTCCTGGTGGCCCGGAGCTTCGTGGGCGACATCGACCTGGCCGGGGTCAATCTGTTCCCCTCGGACGTGGACCCGAGCTGGGGACTGGCCGCACTCGTAGGTGTCGCCGTACCGGCCGCGGCCGTCGCGGTCACGCTGTTCGCCCTGCGCGGTGTGGTCATCGAACCGCTCGGCGTGGTCCGCACCGCGGCCCCGCGCCGTCGCCGCGTCTGGTGGCGGGTGCTGCCGCCGGCCGCCGGGCTCGTCCTGCTCTACCCGATGATGGGAAGAGGCCGCACCGGTGGCACCTTCAACCAGGCCGAGGTCATCAGCGGCACCGTACTGCTGCTGATCGGGGTGACCGCCCTGCTGCCCTGGCTGGTGGAAGCCGTGGTCAACCGTCTGGGCGGTGGGGCCACCGCATGGCAACTGGCCGTCCGCAGGCTCCAGATGACCAGCGGTACCGCCGCCAGACTGGTCAACGGCATCGCGGTCGCGGTGGCCGGGGCCATCGCCCTGCAGATGATGTTCGCCGGCATCGACGGCGACTACAGCAGGAGCACCGGCGCCGACACATCCCGCGCCCAGATGATCGTGGAAGCCGCCCACTCGGGCGATGCGGTGACCGCGGGGCTGCGCTCCACCGAAGGTGTCACCGAGGCGCTCTCCGTCAGCAGGGCCTCCATCGGTGCCTCCAAGGGTGCCGGGGACGTCACCGACGTCGATGTCGGGGACTGCGCCTCGTTGCGCGAGCTCGCGCGGATCCCGTCGTGCGAGGACGGTGACGCCTTCATCGCGACAGGCGGCTGGGACGAGCGGGTCACACACATCGCCGAGCCCGGCAAACGGCTCTGGATCAGCCCCTCCTTCGGGGGCGGCACCCGTCCGCTCGCCTGGACCCTGCCGGCCGGCGCCCGCACGGTGCAGGTGCGGACCGACCCGTCCGGCGGATCCGCCGCCGGTGGTGTACTCATCACCCCCGGCGCGCTGCCTGCGGGCAGCACCCCGGCCATGCTGCGGGTCATCTACGTCGGCCTCGACCCCGACGTGCCGGACGCGGTGGACCACGTCCGTAACACCGTGGCGAAGACCGACCCGATGTTCCAGGCCGACGCCCTCCAGGAGGTACGGGTCGACAACCGCTTCGGGAGTGTCCGCCGGGGCCTGTACATCGGCGCGGCCGCCGTACTGCTGCTGATCGGTGCCAGCCTGCTGGTCTCGGTCCTCGAACAACTGCGGGACCGCAGAAGGCTGCTGGCGGCGCTGACCGCGTTCGGAACCCGACGCTCCACGATGAGCTGGTCCGTGCTGTGGCAGACGGCGGTGCCGGTCGCTCTCGGGCTGGCACTCGCCACGGTCGCGGGGCTCGGTCTGGGGTCGGTACTGCTGCGCATGGTCGGCCACGAGGTGTCGGTGAACTGGGGAGCGGTCGCGGCGATGACCGGGATCGGGGCCGGGGTGGTGCTGCTGGTGACACTGCTCAGTCTGCCGCCGCTGTGGCGTCTGATGCGGCCCGAGGGGCTGCGTACCGAGTGAGGGCCGGCATGCCCGGCATCCAGGTGGTGCCGGGCATGTCCGCTAGGCCAGCCACACCGGCAGCGACCGCACCGCCTCGCGCAGGGCACCCGCGAACGCGGCGAACTCCCCCTGCCGGGCGGCCCCCGCCCGCATGGCCAGCGCGATTCTGCGCATCGGCGCCGGCTCGGCGAAGTACGCCGTGGCCAGCTGCTCATTCCGGCCGGTCTCCACCCGCACCGCCGTCCGGGGCAGCAGGGTCACTCCGAGGCCGCCCGCCACCAGCTGGACCAGGGTGGAGAGGCCGGCCGCCGTGGTCGTCACGGGCGCCCCGCCCGCGCGCCCGGCCTCCCGGCAGATGTCCAGGGTCTGGTCCCGCAGGCAGTGACCTTCGTCCAGCAGCAGCAGATCCAGTTCCCGCAGTGCGTCCCGCGAGATGTCCTCCCGGCCTGCCAGCCAGTGCTCCCGCGGCGTGACCAGCACGAACTCCTCGTCGAACAGGGGAAGTTCGGTGACGCCCGGCATGCCAAGGGGCACCGCGAGCAGCAGCAGGTCCAGTCGCCCGGCGGTCAGTCCTTCGAGCAGTGAGGATGTCTGCTCCTCATGCACCTGCAGATCCAGCTCGGGGTACTCCCGGTGGACCAGCCGCAGCACGGTGGGCAGCAGATACGGGGCGACGGTCGGGATGACCCCCAGTCTGAGCACACCGGTGAAGGGGGCCCGCACCGCCTCCGCCTCCTCCATCAGCTCGCCGACCGCGTCAAGCACCACCTTGGCACGCGCCGCGAGGCGCTCCCCCGCGGGCGACAGCAGCACCTTGCGGGTGGTCCGCTCCAGAAGCTGCACGCCGAGGTTCTCCTCCAGCGCGGACACGGCCCCCGAGAGCGCGGGCTGGCTCATGCCGATCGCCGCCGCCGCGTCCCTGAAGTGCAGGTATTCGGCAACGGCGGCGAATGCGCGCAGCTGGGCCAGGCTGGGCTGCTTCGTTCTCTGCGACGAACCGACTGACGTCACTGATAGGTACCTCCGATCACGTCCACCGAGTCTAGCTATTTCTGTGATCAATAGAACCTGTGTCAGTCTGTAACCCGTCCAACCCCAGGAACACCCCAAAAGGGATTTCCTAAGCTGCAAGGAGAGTACGTGCTCACTGTCGGTGACAAGTTCCCCCAGTTCGACCTGACTGCTTGTGTCTCGCTGGAAAGCGGCAAGGAGTTCGAGCAGATCAACCACAAGACCTACGAGGGCAAGTGGAAGATCGTCTTCGCGTGGCCCAAGGACTTCACCTTCGTGTGCCCCACCGAGATCGCCGCCTTCGGCAAGCTGAACGAGGAGTTCGCCGACCGCGACGCACAGGTCCTCGGCTTCTCGGGTGACTCCGAGTTCGTGCACCACGCCTGGCGCAAGGACCACCCGGACCTGACCGACCTGCCCTTCCCGATGCTGGCCGACTCGAAGCACGAGCTCATGCGCGACCTGGGCATCGAGGGCGAGGACGGCTTCGCGCAGCGCGCCGTCTTCATCGTCGACCAGAACAACGAGATCCAGTTCACGATGGTGACCGCCGGTTCCGTGGGCCGTAACCCCAAGGAGGTCCTGCGGGTCCTCGACGCCCTGCAGACCGACGAGCTGTGCCCGTGCAACTGGACCCAGGGCGAGAAGACCCTGGACCCGGTCGCGCTCCTCTCGGGCGAGTGAGCTGATATGTCACTCGACGAACTCAAGTCCGCCGTACCGGACTACGCCAAGGACCTGAAGCTGAACCTCGGTTCGGTGATAGGCAACAGCGATCTGCCCGAGCAGCAGCTGTGGGGCACCGTCCTCGCCTGCGCCATCGCGTCGCGTTCGCCGAAGGTTCTGCGTGAGCTGGAGCCCGAGGCGAAGGCGCGTCTCTCCCCGGAGGCGTACACCGCGGCCAAGTCCGCCGCGGCCGTCATGGCGATGAACAACGTCTTCTACCGGACCCGCCACCTGCTGTCGGACCCCGAGTACGGGACGCTGCGCGCGGGTCTGCGGATGAACGTCATCGGCAACCCCGGTGTGGAGAAGACCGACTTCGAGCTGTGGTCGCTCGCCGTCTCCGCGATCAACGGCTGCGGCCAGTGCCTCGACTCGCACGAGCAGGTGCTCCGCAAGGCCGGCGTGGACCGCGAGACGATCCAGGAGGCGTTCAAGATCGCCGCTGTGGTGCAGGCGGTCGGTGTGACCCTCGACTCCGAGGCCGTTCTGGCCGGGCAGTAGCCGCAATACCGCACAGGGCCCCGTCCGCATGGTCACCATGCGGACGGGGCCCTTTTTGCCGCCCCTCAGGCCGAGTGTCCGCTCCTGAGCCGTTCCATCAGCGCCTTCAGGTCCGAGATCATGGCCGGTTCGTAACTCTTCAGCTCGGGCTGGGCCGGGTGCTCCGCACCCGGCCCTTCATCCGAGTCCGGGTTGTTCCCGGCGTAGGAGACGTCGGAGGCCAGGTTCAGCACGAACACCGCGCCCCCGTCCAGAACTCGCAGCTCCTGCGACTGCCCGCCGTCGTCTTCGGTCATCAGATACGCCTCGTCGCCCAGGCCGGGGACTTCCTCGACCTTCGCGGCGCGTCGCAGCGAAGCGTCGTCCCCGGCGGGCTGCGCTTCGAACTCCGCCCGCGGATCGGTCTTAGTGTGCAGGGAGACCGCAACGTTGACCGTGTAGCTGAGCCACCAGCCTTTACGGGTCCGCGCGCCGCCCGGAGCCAGCTCGATGAAACATGCGCCCCGGTCCAGTACATGCTGCTGGTTCAGCCTGAGCGGAACCTCCGACGTCCTGTCCCGCGAACCGAGTTCGGAGGAGAGCGCCGTGAGCGCGGTCTCGTCGCAGAGGTTCGCGCCCATCGTGTAGCCCCGTCCTTCGGGCCCCTGATGGTGCGCGGACCCGTAGGCGTACAGGCCGCCCGCCCATACTGCGGATGCCACAACCACCCCGCCCAGCGCCCAGGCCCAGGGCTTGCGCGCCTGCGGAGCGTGCGAAGCCGGCCCGTCGACGCCTCCCACGACGTCCCCGCCGACCGGCGGACCGAAGTCCCCGGCCATCTCCGGCTCGGATATCACGCCCCGCCCTCAGGAACGGCTTCCGGCGCGGCCGATGGCTGCCCGGCCGATGGCTGCGCGGCCGATGGCTGCGCGGACGAGGGCTGCGCGGACGAGGGCTGCACCGGCGCCAGATCCACCGCGGTCGCGCCGTGCGGCGCGGGCGCCGCCTTCATGACGCTCTCCCTGCTGTAGGCGCGCAGATAGCCCACCACCGTGTTGGTCACCGCCACCAGCGGTACGGCAACCACCGCGCCGCCGATGCCCGCGATCATGCCGCCCGCCGCAACCGAGAGGACCACGGCCAGCGGATGGACCCGTACCGCACGGCCCAGGATGAAGGGCTGCAGCACATGCCCCTCGATCTGCTGTACGGCAAGCACCACGATCAGCACCATCAGGGCGGCGAACACCCCCTGGGTGACCAGTGCGACCACGACCGCGAGGGCCCCGGAGACCACGGCGCCCACCAGCGGGATGAACGCGAACAGGAAGATGAAGACGGCCAGCGGCACCGCCATCGGGACATCGAGGAAGAAGATTCCCAGCCCGATGAAGATCGCATCGATCATCGCCACGATCACCGTGCCGCGCACATACGCGGTCAGTGTCCGCCAGGCACGCGGACCCGCGCCCGCCACACCGGGGCGGGCCTGGGCGGGGACCAGCTTCAGGACCCACTGCCAGATGCGTGGGCCGTCGTACAGCAGGAAGAGCGTCGAGAACATCGCGAGCAGAATCCCGGTGAGGATCTCGACCATCACCGTGACGCCCTGCAGACCGGCCGACGTGATCTCGTTCGTGTTGGTGCCGACGGTGTCGCTCAGGTTCTTGGCTATGTCGTTGATCTGCTTGTCCGTCACATGGAACGGACTGTTGAGCAGCCAGCGCCTGAGCTCCTGGATACCGTCCTGGACACGCTCGGAGAGCGTGTCCAGGTTCTCCATCACCTGCCAGACCACGAACCAGCCGACCAGACCCATCACGACGAAGCCCAGTACGGCGGTGAGCGCCGTGGCCAGGCCGCGCGGCAGACCGGCGCGCCTGAGCCTGGAGACCGTCGGCTGGAGCAGCGCGGTGACGAGCAGCGCGGCGACGAAGGCCAGCACCACCAGCTGGATGGCGCTGATGACCCGCATCAGTACCCAGAGCGTGCCCGCGAGCACCAGCAGCCGCCAGCCGGCCTCGGCCGCGACGCGCATCCCCCAGGGGACCGCCGCGACCGGATCGGGGCGGGCCGCCACTGCGGGCGCGTAGTCCGGAGGCGCGGGCACCCGGTCCTGTACGGCCGGATGACTGCCACCCGCCCCGGCGTCCGCGGAGTCCGGGTGGTCGGGATCGTCGGCCAGGGTTCTGCGCTCTTCCAAACGCTCCCCCAAGTGGGTCAGTTCCGAGCCCACTCGTTCCAGCCAGTCCGGCAGTTTCGACATGCTGGTTCCTCTTCCCCCGCCCACTCGGTTCACTCGGAGCCCGACGCTACACGCGCGCGGAGCCCCTCGCCGTAGGACGGCGAGGGGCTCCGCGGAGTTGAGCGTCGGGCGACTGCTCTAGTACCAGCTGTTGGCCTGCCAGAACGACCAGGCGCCGCAGGGGCTCTGGTAGCGGGAGTCCATGTAGTTCAGACCCCACTTGATCTGGGTGGCCGGGTTGCTCTGCCAGTCAGCCCCGGCGGAGGACATCTTGGAGCCGGGCAGAGCCTGGACGAGACCGTATGCGCCGGAGCCGGCGTTGGTCGCCTTGTAGTTCCAGCCGGATTCGTGGCTCACGATATTGCTGAAGCACTGGAACTGGTCGGACGGCATCATCTGCCGCGCCATGGCCTGGACCTGGGAGACGGTGTAGGCGCTCTGTGCCGAGAAGCTGGTGGCGTCGCGCACAGAGGAACGGCTTGCGGCCTGTTCCTTCGCCTCGCGCTCCTTCTTGGCCTTCGCCACTGCCTCGTCGGCAGCGTCCTTCTTCGTCTTCGCGTCCTTGGCGGCCTGGATGCGGGCCGATTCCTCCGCGGACTTCTTGGCCGCAGCGTCGGCCTGCACCGCCTGGGTGTCGGCCTGCTGCGTCAGCGATGCGACCTGGGCCTGCTGGCCGTCAGGGATGTCTGCGAGGGTCGTCGTGTCCGCGGCGGAGGCTGCGTCGAGGTTGTCGCCCGCGGGGACAGTGCTGCCCGACGCGACACCTACAACGGCTCCTACGGTGGTGACCGCAGTGGCAGATGCCACCGCGAATCCCCGGACCGAAATCCGGCTCACACGGTTTCCTTCCAGCAGCGACCGCTCGTGACCTCGCGGACGCAATCGTGCCCCTGGCGCTGGCCTCCCAACTTCAGGTCACGGGAGGCACGGACCCGGTGGGCAACTCCCTGGCGGAAGTGCCGCGTGGTGCTCGGGCGGCATGCGGCGGCAAGT contains:
- a CDS encoding ABC transporter permease, encoding MSWTRDLTMGAKFAVGGGREGWLRTLLTAVGVGLGVALLLCTTAIPSALAARDAREDNRNDYGATMVGRAARDTMLLGRSDTTFRGKDVRGRLLHAEGPDAPVPPGTAALPGDGEMLVSPALAGLLSSDTGELLRERLPYRISGTIGDTGLTGPHELAYYAGSDHLRMRDGEDIRRISAFAAIPARDGMDPVLALLVVIIFVVLLTPVAVFIAAAVRFGSDSRDRRLAALRMVGTDSRMTRRIAAGEALAGALLGVLLGAGFFLVARSFVGDIDLAGVNLFPSDVDPSWGLAALVGVAVPAAAVAVTLFALRGVVIEPLGVVRTAAPRRRRVWWRVLPPAAGLVLLYPMMGRGRTGGTFNQAEVISGTVLLLIGVTALLPWLVEAVVNRLGGGATAWQLAVRRLQMTSGTAARLVNGIAVAVAGAIALQMMFAGIDGDYSRSTGADTSRAQMIVEAAHSGDAVTAGLRSTEGVTEALSVSRASIGASKGAGDVTDVDVGDCASLRELARIPSCEDGDAFIATGGWDERVTHIAEPGKRLWISPSFGGGTRPLAWTLPAGARTVQVRTDPSGGSAAGGVLITPGALPAGSTPAMLRVIYVGLDPDVPDAVDHVRNTVAKTDPMFQADALQEVRVDNRFGSVRRGLYIGAAAVLLLIGASLLVSVLEQLRDRRRLLAALTAFGTRRSTMSWSVLWQTAVPVALGLALATVAGLGLGSVLLRMVGHEVSVNWGAVAAMTGIGAGVVLLVTLLSLPPLWRLMRPEGLRTE
- a CDS encoding hydrogen peroxide-inducible genes activator, producing MTSVGSSQRTKQPSLAQLRAFAAVAEYLHFRDAAAAIGMSQPALSGAVSALEENLGVQLLERTTRKVLLSPAGERLAARAKVVLDAVGELMEEAEAVRAPFTGVLRLGVIPTVAPYLLPTVLRLVHREYPELDLQVHEEQTSSLLEGLTAGRLDLLLLAVPLGMPGVTELPLFDEEFVLVTPREHWLAGREDISRDALRELDLLLLDEGHCLRDQTLDICREAGRAGGAPVTTTAAGLSTLVQLVAGGLGVTLLPRTAVRVETGRNEQLATAYFAEPAPMRRIALAMRAGAARQGEFAAFAGALREAVRSLPVWLA
- a CDS encoding peroxiredoxin → MLTVGDKFPQFDLTACVSLESGKEFEQINHKTYEGKWKIVFAWPKDFTFVCPTEIAAFGKLNEEFADRDAQVLGFSGDSEFVHHAWRKDHPDLTDLPFPMLADSKHELMRDLGIEGEDGFAQRAVFIVDQNNEIQFTMVTAGSVGRNPKEVLRVLDALQTDELCPCNWTQGEKTLDPVALLSGE
- a CDS encoding alkyl hydroperoxide reductase yields the protein MSLDELKSAVPDYAKDLKLNLGSVIGNSDLPEQQLWGTVLACAIASRSPKVLRELEPEAKARLSPEAYTAAKSAAAVMAMNNVFYRTRHLLSDPEYGTLRAGLRMNVIGNPGVEKTDFELWSLAVSAINGCGQCLDSHEQVLRKAGVDRETIQEAFKIAAVVQAVGVTLDSEAVLAGQ
- a CDS encoding AI-2E family transporter: MSKLPDWLERVGSELTHLGERLEERRTLADDPDHPDSADAGAGGSHPAVQDRVPAPPDYAPAVAARPDPVAAVPWGMRVAAEAGWRLLVLAGTLWVLMRVISAIQLVVLAFVAALLVTALLQPTVSRLRRAGLPRGLATALTAVLGFVVMGLVGWFVVWQVMENLDTLSERVQDGIQELRRWLLNSPFHVTDKQINDIAKNLSDTVGTNTNEITSAGLQGVTVMVEILTGILLAMFSTLFLLYDGPRIWQWVLKLVPAQARPGVAGAGPRAWRTLTAYVRGTVIVAMIDAIFIGLGIFFLDVPMAVPLAVFIFLFAFIPLVGAVVSGALAVVVALVTQGVFAALMVLIVVLAVQQIEGHVLQPFILGRAVRVHPLAVVLSVAAGGMIAGIGGAVVAVPLVAVTNTVVGYLRAYSRESVMKAAPAPHGATAVDLAPVQPSSAQPSSAQPSAAQPSAGQPSAAPEAVPEGGA
- a CDS encoding transglycosylase SLT domain-containing protein — protein: MSRISVRGFAVASATAVTTVGAVVGVASGSTVPAGDNLDAASAADTTTLADIPDGQQAQVASLTQQADTQAVQADAAAKKSAEESARIQAAKDAKTKKDAADEAVAKAKKEREAKEQAASRSSVRDATSFSAQSAYTVSQVQAMARQMMPSDQFQCFSNIVSHESGWNYKATNAGSGAYGLVQALPGSKMSSAGADWQSNPATQIKWGLNYMDSRYQSPCGAWSFWQANSWY